Proteins encoded in a region of the Anopheles aquasalis chromosome 2, idAnoAquaMG_Q_19, whole genome shotgun sequence genome:
- the LOC126578034 gene encoding V-type proton ATPase subunit D 1, with the protein MSSKDRIPIFPSRGAQMQMKARLAGAHKGHGLLKKKADALQMRFRMILSKIIETKTLMGEVMKEAAFSLAEAKFASGDFNQVVLQNVTKAQIKIRTKKDNVAGVTLPVFESYQDGSDTYELTGLAKGGQQLQKLKKNYQSAVKLLVELASLQTSFVTLDEVIKITNRRVNAIEHVIIPRIDRTLAYIISELDELEREEFYRLKKIQDKKRIAKKKAEEKRAALLQEGIDVRNQANILDEGDDDILF; encoded by the exons ATGTCGTCCAAGGATCGTATTcccatttttccttctcgagG TGCTCAGATGCAAATGAAGGCCCGGTTGGCTGGAGCCCACAAGGGGCACGGACTGCTGAAGAAAAAGGCCGATGCTCTCCAGATGCGTTTTCGCATGATCCTCAGTAAAATTATTGAG ACCAAAACGTTGATGGGCGAAGTAATGAAGGAGGCTGCCTTCTCTCTGGCAGAGGCCAAATTTGCATCAGGTGATTTCAACCAGGTTGTCCTGCAGAACGTCACCAAGGCCCAGATTAAGATACGTACTAAGAAAGATAATGTGGCGGGAGTGACGCTTCCTGTATTTGAGTCGTACCAAGACGGATCGGATACCTACGAACTCACCGGATTGGCCAAGGGTGGACAGCAGTTGCAGAAACTGAAGAAAAACTATCAGAGCGCTGTGAAGCTGTTGGTGGAGCTTGCATCACTGCAGACTTCGTTCGTAACTTTGGATGAAGTGATTAAAATTACGAATCGGCGTGTCAATGCCATCGAACATG TCATCATTCCGAGAATCGATCGTACACTAGCGTACATTATTTCTGAGCTTGACGAGCTGGAGCGTGAGGAATTTTATCGTCTCAAGAAGATTCAA GATAAAAAACGTATTGCCAAGAAAAAGGCGGAAGAGAAACGTGCCGCACTGTTGCAGGAAGGAATCGACGTGCGCAACCAGGCTAACATACTTGACGAAGGGGACGACGACattcttttttaa